The following coding sequences lie in one Lolium perenne isolate Kyuss_39 chromosome 2, Kyuss_2.0, whole genome shotgun sequence genomic window:
- the LOC127336533 gene encoding polyubiquitin 11 — translation MSGGPDAASLEVPSEDGGSGEWHRIFNRVEALLPRVEELAADRARLEETSRTQQELSAARENSLHARLLQAKASRWRWKTAYIELPLLANPKIIELKENDLEDSRKCEALVDVDDSGPEIPLKGAKRHLERSETNVSYEDIVRDLRAELTKLKQAYETLSTNKDKETSESAHKLQRNIEEMFDDAENKMWIFVKICDSKTVTLEVVDSDTIYSIKAKIQDKEGIPSCQQRLMFDDQLLVGSCTLKDHNIQNEATLTLHLVLQGMHIFVKPIVGKIMTFEVDRADIVYSIKAKIFDETGIPPVVQLLTFNRKVPKEDRTLAYYGIQSDSTLHLDFRTPLRDRIGISIRTLTGKIIVQRNGMRSETIGNMKVKNYVELGIPMDQQCLSTGGKPLEDGCTAEEAKNCCSCDLLLQLRLPSGQRDE, via the exons ATGAGCGGTGGACCGGACGCCGCCTCGCTGGAGGTTCCCTCCGAGGATGGCGGGAGCGGCGAGTGGCACCGCATTTTCAACCGGGTTGAGGCGCTGCTGCCGCGGGTCGAGGAGCTCGCCGCGGACCGTGCTCGCCTGGAGGAAACCAGCAGGACCCAGCAAGAACTGTCGGCAGCACGCGAGAACAGCCTCCATGCccgcctcctccag GCGAAGGCGAGCAGGTGGAGGTGGAAGACGGCCTACATTGAGCTGCCTCTCTTGGCGAATCCCAAGATCATCG AACTCAAAGAGAATGATTTGGAGGATTCCAGGAAATGTGAAGCTCTTGTTGACGTCGATGACTCAGGACCAGAG ATACCACTCAAGGGAGCTAAAAGGCATTTAGAGCGCAGTGAAACAAATGTGAGTTATGAGGATATTGTCAGAGATTTAAGAGCTGAGCTAACAAAGTTAAAGCAAGCTTATGAGACCCTGAGCACAAACAAGGATAAGGAAACTTCTGAATCAGCACACAAGCTTCAGCGGAACATAGAGGAGATGTTTGATGATGCAGAAAACAAG ATGTGGATCTTTGTCAAGATCTGTGATAGCAAGACCGTCACTCTGGAGGTCGTGGATTCAGAtacgatctatagcatcaaggctAAGATTCAAGACAAGGAGGGCATACCTTCATGCCAGCAGAGGCTCATGTTTGATGATCAGCTATTGGTGGGCAGCTGCACCCTGAAGGACCACAACATCCAGAACGAGGCCACCCTCACCCTTCACCTTGTCCTCCAAGGGATGCATATCTTTGTCAAGCCGATCGTTGGCAAGATCATGACCTTTGAGGTTGATAGAGCAGATATCGTGTACAGTATAAAGGCGAAGATTTTCGATGAGACGGGCATTCCCCCAGTTGTGCAGCTCCTCACCTTTAATCGGAAGGTGCCGAAGGAAGACCGCACCTTGGCCTATTATGGCATACAAAGCGACTCTACCCTTCATCTTGACTTCCGCACCCCGCTTAGAGATAGGATAGGCATCTCGATCAGGACGCTTACTGGGAAGATCATCGTTCAACGGAATGGTATGCGCTCAGAGACCATTGGCAACATGAAGGTGAAGAACTATGTCGAGTTGGGCATTCCCATGGACCAGCAGTGCCTTTCCACAGGCGGAAAGCCGCTTGAGGACGGCTGCACTGCGGAGGAGGCGAAGAATTGTTGTTCTTGTGATCTCCTTCTGCAACTCCGTCTTCCTAGTGGTCagcgagatgaatga